A window of Candidatus Woesearchaeota archaeon B3_Woes genomic DNA:
ATTTTACGTAACTTAATTAATAGTGCTACTAAAATTATTTCTATGGGGTATGAAGAAAAAGAAGATGCCAAAGTTTTACTGGATAAAGCAGAACATTTAGTATTCGAAATATCACAGAGAAATATAAGGCAATCTTTTGTTCCTATTAAGGAGCTAATTACGGATAGTTATGAAAAAATTGAAGACCTATATCACCGGGAAGAATTTATTACCGGAGTTTCCAGTGGATTTGACGAATTTGATGAAATTACTACTGGTTTTCAACCTTCTGAGTTTATAGTCATTGCTGGAAGACCTGCTATGGGTAAGACAGCATTTTGTATGAGTATTGCTCAATATGCAAGCATATCCAAAAATACACCGGTAGCAATTTTTAGTTTAGAGATGTCAAAGTCTCAATTAGTGCAAAGGATGCTTTGTTCAGAAGCTCGGATTGATGCCCATAATTTAAGAAAAGGACGATTAGCGGAAAAAGATTGGGCTCCACTTTCTATGGCAGCTGGTCGGTTAGCTTCTGCTCCCATTTTTATTGATGATACAGCCGGGATTACTTGTTTAGAAATAAAAGCTAAGGCCAGGCGTCTAAAAGCTCAATACAATCTTGGTTTAGTAATTATAGATTATTTACAGCTTATTTCAAGTTCCGGCAGAATAGAAAATAGACAGCAGGAGATTTCAGAAATTTCTCGTTCTCTTAAAGGTCTGGCCAGAGAATTAAATGTCCCGGTAATTGCAGTTTCCCAATTATCCA
This region includes:
- a CDS encoding replicative DNA helicase, yielding MELGRNPPQNISAEQAALGSMLLQEDAILHGVDILRPEDFYKKSHQIIFKCILELFEKSSGVDLVTLTEELNRVNLLEEIGGVTYLTNLINSVPTAANVEYYIKIIEEKSILRNLINSATKIISMGYEEKEDAKVLLDKAEHLVFEISQRNIRQSFVPIKELITDSYEKIEDLYHREEFITGVSSGFDEFDEITTGFQPSEFIVIAGRPAMGKTAFCMSIAQYASISKNTPVAIFSLEMSKSQLVQRMLCSEARIDAHNLRKGRLAEKDWAPLSMAAGRLASAPIFIDDTAGITCLEIKAKARRLKAQYNLGLVIIDYLQLISSSGRIENRQQEISEISRSLKGLARELNVPVIAVSQLSRAVEQRIERRPRLSDLRESGAIEQDADLVVFIYREEYYKPKTEKKRIAEVIISKQRNGPTGKVELTFIKEYAKFENLARISEE